The DNA segment AAATCTGTATTGCAAAGCATTTGTAATTCGaatttacaattcaaaataaaaaagtttttactcaCTTGCGATGATTGTGCGCAAGAGTGGCCAGTAATTGTGTAGCGTGTGTTGCAGCAACGGGCTGAGATGAGAGATGCCGTAGCACGGCCGCTGCGCGTCGCGTTATTCGACTTATTGACCAAACGGAACCTTGAGAACCCGTCCCGAAAGCGCTTTCTAGCACCTGGGAAGAATTACGATTTCTTTTAtgacaacattattttaatgtttgcaTCACTAAAAAAGACATTGAGTAACAGTTTTTCGTATTACGATTAACGAACAGTCAATTTGACAAGAATGTAATTATAGAAATaccttcattaaatttaaaatcagacTGCCTAGACCACTAGACTGCCGTAtagtgtatatttaaaaaaaatatatattaaaagaaaaaattgatAACGCCGCCGTCGCACGCTAATCCTACGTACCATTTAGATTGAGAGGGATGAAAAGGTTGGATTGATAGCTTTAAAGATAATTTCAGAAGTTTTCATGGTATTAATAGATTAAAGTTATACTGGAACCATTCGCAATGTTGCTCTTATTGAGCTTGAGAAGCAATTGTATTGAAAGTCCAAAATAGAATTGACAGGTAGCATGTGCAAACTATGTAATCTGTGCATATAAGTTATGGATACCATTTACATAAGTCAAAAACAACAGAGGTCTCAGAACTGATCCTTGTAGGATACCACAGGCAGAGGCAGTTAGTGTttcagaaatttaaaaagctgGGAcctatttagaaataaatattttaagtagtgAATTGCTCACAGTATCAAACGCTTGATTAGGATATATTCCATTTTTAGTTCggtatatttaaacattcgtttaataattatggtaACATTTTAGATTAGATTTAGACAATTTAAATCTATTCTCTTACATAGTAAATGCTTCCGTTATCTGCATTCTTTTTATCTTCTCTCCTTTACATCTCTTACCTCAGAATATTGCGAAGACTGTTGCATCAAGTATGAATTGGCCCATATCTTGAGCAACCATGAAATTGTGGCAGACAATTCAGGGCTGAAGACAGACCCCAGCCCAGCTTCTAAAGCCGCGTATTCGTACATACTTATACGAAGTATTTCACCCATTATTCTGAAACACAGTATCGCGAACCTTTAGAAAATACTATAGATATTTGTCAATATCCACCATATTGAGCTATATTCACACCATATTCCCGTAGTTTCAATAGAGTGTAATAAAATTGGATATAGTCTATTTGCACTATCgtaaaaaagtatgtaaatagtatatttcattacaagtgaaATAAAAgcataatgataataatatatatatatagtgattttttattcaatattaccCTTAGTACTGTAAGatgtgaataatttaaaaacatacttaagtATGGGATCGACGTTATCAGTACTGGAACTTTCGCCGACCAAGTAGCGAAGTGAGGCGTCGACATTCGCGTTCTCAGACATACTGTATTGCACTATCTCTGGTGGTATCATTACCGTTTCGCCCTCCACACAATCCACTGCTATGAAGTGAccttaaatttcatttttacttttaaaccaCAAAAACCACGGTTTAAAAACCACAAAATTTCGGACCCTTGTTTTTATGACTGAAGTCTGGATTTTCAACAATCGTGGTCATTACCTGTTGTGGTATAAGTtgcgtatttatatattaagacatattattttatattaattgcagCATAAAATCATTCACTAAatttaaccaaattaaatagcACAATATTCTCacattaatcaattttttttaattttgttcattttttaattatgtataattaaaaaatgctgGCTTTAATCGattgtataattttcaaaGCATTTTCTAGTCTACTGATAAATAATAGAAGTTGTATATCGAAgtcttaaatttgtataattttgagCGTGGTATTAGGTCGTCGTCGTAAAAAATAGGTTCTGATTACAAGGAAATAGATTCACTTGttagaaaacttattattattatttttatatgtatgtgtatgtgttcAATTTCAACAATTAACTGGAACTAAATATGAATGCAACATTAACATAAACCTAAATGTAGATGttcataagaaaattttattaaaattcctattaatatgttaataccTGTAATCATTAATATCCAATGCAGATCTTCAAACAGGGTGATGAGTTGCTCCCCTCCACCCACAGATAATTTGCCCATGTGCATTAATTGCAACTGAGATTCAAGTCtgaaaaagtgaaaaaaattatatgagaattgaatatgaataaattaattttgatttgattcgaTTTAGAAGAAACTACATGTGTtagattttttcttaaatcaaaatatatcttcgttaatggtaaaaaaataaagtaatttgatggcttttttcttaatttaaaagttaagagAGATATATCTTtatcaatgttttaaaaatataaagaattagacaataattatttacaaagtatAATTGCACCCtttcaattagtttttttgttatcttaCCTATGTTTCTTAAATAACATatcgttatatatataactctaCTGTACGTGTATGTTACTGAACTCTCaataaacggctggaccgatttgaatgaatttttgttttcgttTGGGTTTAGCtctggtttagattcacaaatcagatAGCACTGCAATCGGTAACTAGGTTATGTATTTATCTATGCAGCAAATAAACAGATggtatatatatcataaaataaaattaatattttgtgtatgtgttCGTTATTAAACTCGTAAACAGCGGGACAAATTTTGATGagtttttttgtgtgttcaaATCCACTTGAAGTCAAGTCgagaattatttacattattagatattttttgtatgtaaaccAACCAATTCGAATCCGCTAGTGTATTATAAATCATTGAcatccaaaataaaaattatttttctattacagTCTATCTTTTTCTaacaaattgtattgaaatgaaaagagACAATACTGTAATAATCTATTCGATATTTGTTTagactttaaataaaacgaaattcGCACTAACCTCTTACTTCTATCAGTTAACAGTGTAAACAAAACATGGCAACAATGTGCAGGCGCCTTCCTAGCTATCGCCCCAATCGTCATCAGCACATTACTATGTAATTGTCTCTCGTCTTCGTGTATATCATCATTTATATCTTCGTTACAGCCGTCACTGCTTTCTGTACCtctttaagaataataaaaataaatcgcacATGTACCCAGCAAATGTCATGTTAATTATCatcaaatgtttaaaattctcgtttttatgcatattcagtaagtcTGAGAAACGGCTACAATCTTTCCTTCAAATCCCTCAGTTGTAACGGTTGTCCAACCCAAAGCCTTTTTTTTTAGCaaaattttttagtttttatttgttataagagagcatacaacaaaaacatacaacccttaaccCGAACTCATaacttgaactctgaggtttatatagaaaaaaatcataaaaccctaaaaagttttcattccggaaaaccaaacagtctctggggaagcatagcaaaatgttccatgtactaaaaaggtaggcttggcattaaggagaaatgAAGTTTGCCATATGCCacaatataaattgtgttcCTAATAATGGTTTGCTCCATCTTTCGTTCACCAATTGAAATTTTTACTTCAAGATTTGAACTCACGCGCTCAATGTTAAAAGCGCGCCTAGTTATTGTACAATTTAggatgaataaattattaagtatgtaACAAACTTACCTAGTTCCATCAGGCGGAGCTAATCGGCactgtaaatatgtattaaagatCTCTATACAAGGTCCCATAAAGGCCTCATTCGAAAACCCATCTGTTTCGTGAGTTAGAGAACTCCAAGTGTGcaggaatttatttaatgcctCTCTCCAAACTGTGTCATCATTAATCTAGAACATAATAAGAAATGTAGACTTGtcccaattttattataataggtCCTTACATAGGgtcaaaaaaacaataaaataatttatgatgataCTGAAGTTAAGTACTGACTTTGTTCTTAATCTTAGATAAATTATGCCAAACAAGCTTGTTTTATATCTAACTTTAAAAAACCCAAAAATACCCAAAAACTTCGACTATGCTAATAATAAGTCTGTATAATTTGTTCATGCAAAATAATGCTTGACTTACCCCTTCCTCAATAATAGAACCTCTTATACAATGGCAGGTGTATGTTGTTAAATATTGCAGAAATGCCGGTGGAGATGCTGCTATCATAGGTGGAGTAAAAAACTGCACCAATCTGCAATAAATATCAGATATCCCAAGCATTTCTCTATCAAACGGCTGTATCAATGAGAGCATcctcataaaattattcacaTAGTTATCATAATATTGCTCTTTCAGATTATTCCCAGATAATATGATGCCACTTAAACGAGCCAATTGCACAAGACAGGTTAGTGATGGATTAGCTAACTCTGGATCCATCCGCACATGCACATGGATCTCAAAGAACAGAGCTATCAATTCTGGTTTTAATATAGTATCCTTCCAACGTAAATTCAAACGTAAGGCTGGTGCACCATCACTTTGGTATAAGGATTCAAAATCACCTATCAGTCTTTTAGAAAGCAGTGGTGAAACATGAAACCAACACAGGATTGTTTCAACTATAGTTAGAAGTTGTTTTGTCAATAACGCCTGATCACCTTCAGGACGAACTCCAGAACGGACAATTTGTTCCAATACACTAACAGTAAATCTAAATATGCGCTTTAAATCTGTAGCCTCAAAAGTTTTCTTAAGCCAATAGTGAACTTCCCATGTTATACCAACATCGGCAGATTTTACTGTGATGGCATATTCTTGCATTATAGCCTGAATCATAGCACAGGCTAACTTCTGTTGACCAATAGGAGatcctaaaataattttctctaATTCATCTAACAAAGCTTTTCTGTCTCTTCCAGAATCATTTATACTTCCTCTCTTAATTATCACTGCTATTGTctaaaagtcaaaataaaatgtataaagctttattattaagtacaaataataaattttcataaatgatataagcattatatttataacactaATGGTAACAGTGCCTACTGTTACCATTAGTGTTACCTATACCTATAGGTCAATACAACTTAAACATAACCtactttttaatgaaattctacagatatttttatattttctaaattcttATCTGGACCAGCaactataaaagttttattattaaaatctttgattttaatacaGATAGTTTGattaatgtttatgttaaaataattgaatataacaACTGTTAACATTTCTTCTAACACTGAGGCTTATGGTATGACTTCCTTATGTACCTGAAGCAATTTGTCTTTCAGAAAAGATGGTGTTTCCTTTCTAAAAAGGTAATTGACTAAATATTCTCGGAGAGATGAGATATCATTATCAGTCAGTAAATTCCATTCTCTGATGAGAgcagtttttaataaaccagCTGcttcaaacaaaacataatcaGATGATGACTTTTCTAGAATCTCACGGCACAATTGATATGGATTTTTAGAATTTCTAAATTCCAGAAATACACTTTCAGCTTGATGTCTTTGCACAGATGTAACCAAATTAGGTGGTGCctgaaaagtttatttatgtaaacacaaaatacttttttattatcactatgcttattattattttttaatatttaccatCAGCATTTGAGCAGCTGCTTCTAAGGTATGAATAACCGAATTATCCattatgtttacaatttataaaataagtaatgttttgaaactgtagaaatattttatgaatgcattatcaaatatttacagCCGATAATATGCCATTTACACGATTAAACATGAAAAACCCACTATgcgaaaataaaagtatataaattttattcgacaaaatataatatacattgaacAAATGTATCAaacaatttctaatattttcgCACTTGCGAGTTGCGACTTGCGAGTAGCGGCTTTCAAGTATTCCAGATGATGATTGACATGAACTTTTAGTTTTGACAATGACGTATAAAGCAACAAATAAAGTTCAATAGAATGAAAGCTATCATTGATGATCTCATGATCCTCTTTGTTGGAGAATGGAGTTTGaatgtatttatacatttacttaTAAGTAATGGCAAGCAACAGTAACACTTGTGGTCTAAGATCCCGCTGCAGAATTGGTGCGTTTTGTgcgaaaattaatagaaaaaaattagcttcaatttgacatataattaatagataaccGTTAAAAACGTATATATAAAGACAGCTAGTGTCGACAGTTGGTACCAACTacagctgtcattttcatacaaatttagttttcgactttctacatacactactgttaaagtgcttattacactatgcgatattcagactgtcttaaaatctaattagcaagctcgctattacactggactgaataccgcatgctaactcatttttactcatttgcaaagcgtacgtagtcggtgacggatgtcgccatgtgacttaagaaactaccttagagtaggagttgccgagtttgaatgactattaaaatgtaatattagtaatttatattattatatgtaatttaatagatactccatacattcattatggcaataaaaatggcatgtctcggtacaaatcaagaacagaaccaggctggcacactttagtatgttgtctttagagaatcgcagaaaatttattgacacatcgtttgcagctaagatattctata comes from the Pieris rapae chromosome 3, ilPieRapa1.1, whole genome shotgun sequence genome and includes:
- the LOC110999314 gene encoding exportin-4; the encoded protein is MDNSVIHTLEAAAQMLMAPPNLVTSVQRHQAESVFLEFRNSKNPYQLCREILEKSSSDYVLFEAAGLLKTALIREWNLLTDNDISSLREYLVNYLFRKETPSFLKDKLLQTIAVIIKRGSINDSGRDRKALLDELEKIILGSPIGQQKLACAMIQAIMQEYAITVKSADVGITWEVHYWLKKTFEATDLKRIFRFTVSVLEQIVRSGVRPEGDQALLTKQLLTIVETILCWFHVSPLLSKRLIGDFESLYQSDGAPALRLNLRWKDTILKPELIALFFEIHVHVRMDPELANPSLTCLVQLARLSGIILSGNNLKEQYYDNYVNNFMRMLSLIQPFDREMLGISDIYCRLVQFFTPPMIAASPPAFLQYLTTYTCHCIRGSIIEEGINDDTVWREALNKFLHTWSSLTHETDGFSNEAFMGPCIEIFNTYLQCRLAPPDGTRGTESSDGCNEDINDDIHEDERQLHSNVLMTIGAIARKAPAHCCHVLFTLLTDRSKRLESQLQLMHMGKLSVGGGEQLITLFEDLHWILMITGHFIAVDCVEGETVMIPPEIVQYSMSENANVDASLRYLVGESSSTDNVDPILKIMGEILRISMYEYAALEAGLGSVFSPELSATISWLLKIWANSYLMQQSSQYSEVLESAFGTGSQGSVWSISRITRRAAAVLRHLSSQPVAATHATQLLATLAHNHRKESPLASCEEFLSLVAWEAAGNNLPGHVRRELHRAFAIAATYSEGEARSRLLTSTVALTEKLQNILNMDSDTEPVRNMLADTLDCFIGVTEGVHEVGSVDEQFMMLLGALDKVPAIVFKYHNYPGVVLPAINLLARSAKRMLHSVQKQNVNKFLEVCNTTFEVYMRWNSGKITSIPQDAEEEAYEDICAIMEVVGAIARSGEGNVGPTCARGLRLLLPLVTPPLLSLPTLALHAYRMIRDLENHDQLTNLPVEDFAMVVSALRVGLTAVSCDVSTLCCDTITGIANKVRTLGSDNPYAMSLLSLAELLLMLIIKMEIPPDSIPAAGAAIYALTCVKPALLEGLARQLIDAFAANDPANVPRLEGAFTVLTNGVLFDGLRTHKIRFQDNFDKFLTSVRGFLIVK